In one Parageobacillus genomosp. 1 genomic region, the following are encoded:
- a CDS encoding immunity 26/phosphotriesterase HocA family protein codes for MSFWESIKNKETVVLSDDAIDLLSDTLLEIKKIYQEDLERMPTVAELEALILKALQLDSNINEQLGEMEIVDVNFKLKKKRKTPNIEPGIVFAIPLKEIEKYAYGLVVKGKGLKDDIYIQYFDIFTNEILDIKNFSNQFEKLSVLYTINSGIYGIVNKEWKIIRKLSKGKFNPEEYELPDFVFYNGKEYFVSRGDANTPIAELEPISKEEGEKIKNPIGLIGSNNIVEMLINSYYEKQNQKCI; via the coding sequence ATGTCATTTTGGGAAAGCATAAAGAACAAGGAAACAGTTGTTTTAAGTGATGATGCAATCGATTTGTTAAGTGATACGCTCTTAGAAATCAAAAAAATTTATCAAGAAGATTTAGAAAGAATGCCAACGGTAGCTGAATTGGAAGCATTAATTTTGAAGGCTTTACAACTTGATTCAAATATTAATGAACAATTAGGGGAAATGGAAATCGTCGATGTAAATTTTAAATTGAAAAAGAAAAGAAAGACGCCTAATATTGAACCAGGTATTGTATTCGCAATCCCGCTTAAAGAAATTGAAAAATATGCTTATGGTTTAGTAGTAAAAGGAAAAGGATTAAAGGATGACATCTATATACAATATTTCGATATCTTCACTAATGAAATATTAGATATAAAAAACTTTAGTAATCAATTTGAAAAACTTTCTGTTCTATATACTATTAACAGTGGAATATATGGAATCGTTAATAAAGAATGGAAAATTATTAGGAAATTGTCTAAAGGGAAATTCAACCCTGAAGAATATGAGTTACCTGATTTTGTGTTTTACAATGGCAAGGAATATTTTGTGAGTCGAGGGGATGCGAATACACCAATAGCAGAATTAGAGCCTATTTCTAAAGAGGAAGGGGAAAAAATAAAAAATCCAATTGGTCTGATTGGTAGTAATAATATAGTGGAAATGCTTATTAATTCTTACTACGAGAAACAAAATCAAAAATGTATTTAG
- a CDS encoding DUF4304 domain-containing protein, with translation MLSNKDKMVSALKKIVVPELRNRGFKGAFPHFRKQEGQLGYLLSFQFDKWGGGFIIEVGVARVNEEGNVIVDGIVRPFQKMNAFHLNNRFRIMNNKNGDKDWFKFDNENQNLEETEFIRIAKNVLPYLDVAENWFEKIKQKQTVR, from the coding sequence ATGTTATCTAATAAGGATAAAATGGTTAGTGCTTTAAAAAAAATAGTTGTCCCAGAATTAAGAAACAGGGGATTTAAAGGGGCTTTTCCTCATTTTAGGAAGCAAGAAGGTCAGTTAGGTTATTTGCTATCGTTTCAATTTGATAAATGGGGAGGAGGATTTATAATAGAAGTTGGAGTAGCAAGGGTTAATGAGGAAGGAAACGTGATAGTTGATGGTATAGTTCGACCATTTCAAAAGATGAATGCTTTTCACTTAAACAATCGTTTTAGAATAATGAATAATAAAAATGGAGATAAAGATTGGTTTAAATTCGATAACGAAAACCAAAATTTAGAGGAAACAGAATTTATTCGAATAGCTAAGAATGTTTTACCATATTTGGATGTTGCAGAAAATTGGTTTGAAAAAATAAAGCAAAAGCAAACAGTACGATAG